The region TTCTCCGCCCGACGAGGATTCTCCTCAATGCCTACCACCCGGTAGCCCACCTTGGCCTTCTCCACCGCAAAGGGCAACCCCACATACCCCAGACCTACTACCCCCACCACCGCCTCCTTCCGACGTATCCGCTCCAATAACGTGGCCTTGTCCACAACCAGTGATTCCATGCTCGTTTCAGCAAGCTTGTGGTATCGTCACAGGGCTTATCAGAAGCTGTGCCGAACCCACCCGCGACAGTTAAGATACGACGCTACAGCGTAGCCACATCGCAAGGTGAAACCATAAAAAAAGGGCCCGGTGCCCACCCCAAAAGCACCGGGCCTGCGCGCCTCATCCACCGAGGGAACCTGTGTTCAGGGACGGCTGCTGGCACGAACGTCCCCCGTGAACCACCACCCCACAAACCGTGGATGACCCCGTCATTCCAGGATATCGGCACTACGTAGAAGAACTTAAGGGAACTTTCAGGCTCCTATAAAAAGGAAGTTTTCTTCAACCCATTCCTTTGACGCTTTCGCACTTCCTTTCTGGTATCGGAGCCACCATCCTGTCAGCAGCAGCGCACTACCGAGCCACAGCAGCTTGAGCATGGGTTTATCGCTTTTCGTTAGACGGTCTGTTACTTTTGAACTTTCTTCAAAATGCGTACCATCGACCTCCATCGATGACTTTCACGCTGCGCATTCTCTTTCTGGGAGAACTTTTCCTCATTCTTTTCGTTTGGTGTGCAGAGTTTGCCAACAGGGTTGTTTATGATGCTTTCGTCTGTGCACCGCTGTTGCTGTTGTTGTTGTCCCCACCCGGTCGGGGGGGTAGCAGGTGCGTGTGCACTGGCGAAAGCAAATGCTGAGACTTAGAAAGACCTCCACGCCACGCACAGGTTACCCCTCCGGAAGCTTCCGTGAGGGGTTTTTTATTGGGCTAACAGGCTTTGTTTATGCTTATCGAGTCGATTCGGGAAATAGCTGACACGCGCTCGGACACCAGCACCGAGCTGATCCGCGCCATCGGGCACACGCCACTGATTCGGCTGTGGCGGATTACGCGTCACCTTCCAGAAACCGTGGCCGTCTACGTCAAAGCCGAGCACCTGAACCCTGGTGGCTCGGTGAAAGACCGACCGGCCCTCCGTATGGTGCTCGAAGGCCTGCGAAGCGGCGCCCTCCGTGAAGGACGGGTGCTTGTCGACGCCACCAGTGGCAATACCGGCATCGCCTATGCCATGTTGGGCGCGGCGCTCGGCTTCCCGGTGATGCTGGCCATGCCAGCAAACGCCTCACCGGAACGTAAGCGTATGCTGAAAGCCTACGGCGCCGAACTCGTTCTGACAGATCCCATGGAAGGCACCGACGGCGCCCAGCGCTACGTGCGGGAGCTGGTGCAACAGGATCCGGATCGCTACTTCTACCCCGATCAGTACAACAACGACGCCAACTGGCGGGCTCACTATGAAGGTACCGGTGTGGAGATCCTGGAGCAGACGAGAGGGCGCGTCACGCACTTTGTAGCTGGACTGGGCACAACCGGCACATTTGTCGGCGTCAGTCGGCGGCTGAAGACCCACAATCCAGCCATCCGTTGCTATGCGCTCCAGCCCGACTCGCCACTGCATGGCCTGGAAGGGCTCAAACATCTGGAAACGGCCATCGTCCCGGGCATCTACGATCCTTCGCTGGTTGATGAGCATCTGACCTGCTCGACTGAAGAGGCCTTTGAGGTGACCCGACGGCTGGCCCGCGAAGAAGGGCTGTTCGTCGGACCTTCATCCGGGGCCAATGTAGCAGCAGCCCTGCGCATTGCCGAGCAACTGGAACAGGGCGTGGTGGTCACCATCCTGTGCGATACCGGCGCCCGCTACCTGAGCGAATCATTCTGGGAAGAAACGCTATGAAAATCAAAGCTTCCTTACTGGCCCAGATCCGGGCCCATGGTGAGGCCACCTACCCTGAAGAGTGCTGTGGACTGCTGCTGGGCAAAAACGGTCCAGACGGCAATCATGTCCTGGCCCTCTATCCGGTAGTTAACCGTCATACCGAACAGCGCGAGCGGCGCTACACGATTGCCCCATCCGATTACCTGGCTGCTGAGCGGGCTGCCCGCCAGCAGGGACTTGAGGTTGTAGGCTTCTATCATTCCCATCCCGATCATCCAGCCCGGCCCTCGGCCACCGATCTGGCCGAAGCCACTTTTCCGGGCTACACCTATGTGATTGTTGCTGTGCATCGGGGCCAGGCCGGCGAACTCACCGCCTGGCATCTGACGCCCGACCGCACCCGATTCGAAGCCGAATCCATTGAAATAGAACCTGAAACAACCTCCGTCGATCAAACCTGAGCAACAACATGCGTACGACGACCGCTACCGTGACGATTCGGATTCCCACACCCCTGCGTGGTTTTACCAACAATCAAGCAGTCGTTGAAGTACAGGGCGCTACGGTGGGCGAAGCGTTGCAGCAATTGGTCGCGCAGTTTCCGCGGCTGAAGCCGCACTTGTTCAACGAGGAGGGACGCTTGCGTTCGTTTGTCAATATCTATCTGGGTGACGAAGACGTCCGCTATCTGCAACGTGAAGCAACGCCCCTGCAGCCGGGCGCCGAGCTTTCCATTGTACCTTCGGTTGCCGGTGGACACTTTTAACCAACCGGAAAATCCGCCATGGCTGTAACCACTGCCGATATTACGCTGACGCCCGAGGAACTCCGGCGCTACAGCCGCCATCTGATCCTGCCCGAAGTGGGCCTGGAAGGCCAGAAAAAGCTAAAGGCCGCTTCGGTGTTGCTGGTCGGTGCTGGTGGCTTGGGCTCGCCCCTGGCGCTGTATCTGGCAGCCGCGGGCGTAGGCCGTCTGGGGCTTGTCGACTTCGACGTGGTCGATGAAACGAACCTGCAGCGGCAGGTACTGCACGGCACCAAAGACGTCGGACGGCCCAAGCTGGAATCAGCGCGGGACCGCATCCTCGACATCAACCCCTACGTGCAGGTTGACCTCTACGAAACGCGGCTGACCAGCGAAAATGCCTTGGATATTATCAAGGAATACGACCTGGTAGCCGACGGGACCGACAACTTCCCGACGCGTTACCTGGTCAATGATGCCTGCGTCCTGGCGGGCAAGCCCAACGTTTATGCTTCGATCTTTCGGTTCGAGGGCCAGGTGTCAGTCTTCGGCACACCCGATGGGCCGTGCTACCGATGCCTTTATCCGGAGCCGCCTCCACCGGGACTGGTTCCTTCTTGCGCCGAAGGGGGCGTGCTGGGCGTGCTACCGGGCCTGGTCGGCACTATTCAGGCTACTGAGGTTATCAAGATGATCCTTGGGATCGGTACGCCACTTATTGGCCGGCTGCTGCTTATCGATGCACTGCACATGCAGTTCCGCACCCTGAAGGTGCGAAAGAATCCCGACTGCCCGATCTGCGGTGAACATCGCACAATCCACGAATTGATTGATTATGAACAATTCTGCGGCCTGCCTTCCCGAAATGGTGAAACGGCCACCCAGTCGGCCGAAAGTGCAGTGCCTGAGATCACCGTACACGAACTCAAAGCTCGCCTGGAACGCGGCGATCGACCGATCATCCTGGATGTGCGTAAGCCCTATGAGGTGCAGATTGCCAGCATTGGACACGACGTACTGATTCCGGTTGACGAATTGTCGGAACGGCTTGCCGAACTGGAGCCGTACCGTGATCGGGAGATCGTCGTCTATTGCCGATCGGGCGCTCGATCGGCTCAGGCCACCAAGCTGCTCCGCGAAGCAGGCTTTCGGGACGTGAAAAACCTGAAAGGTGGTATTCTGGCCTGGAGTCAGGAAATCGATCCCAGCGTCCCCCAGTACTGAGCGTCCTGCCTCCGTGCACTGGCCCGGTCGCTCAAGCGGCCGGGCTTTTCTGTTGCGTTTCGGCGGCAGTCCCTACCGGCGAATCCAGAAAACGAGCCAGCAGGTCCGGTGTAGGCACCCGACACTGCTCCCGACGTCCGAACCAGCGATAGCGATTCCGGGCAATCCAGCGATACACGGCATCACGTAACGGTCGCGGCACCACAATCAGTCCATAAAGCAGTGGCCAGGGCCCTTTTAACCGTCGTAAAATGCGCAGTGCTGCCGTCGAATCCCGGTAGCAACGATCGTTTTCGATCAACACAATGCTGTCCATGTAGTCCGGTTGGAGTCCCAGACGTTCCAGGTACGGCCGTGCGGCCTCAGACTGCAGGGCCCCAAACTTGAAGTAGCCGGCTGGATCTCGATCCATGATAAAGTTGACAAACCCGTTGCACAGGTTGCACACCCCGTCAAACAGAACAATGCCATGTCGTGCCTTCTCAGGCGAACGCTGCGCCTTCATACACCGGTAGCGATGGATGTTGTTGTCACAAGTCGCTGTGCCATGGCCGCAAGCGCTGCCGCCTGCGCTTCAGCAGCGGCCACGCCCCGCTGAAAGATTTCCTCTTTCTCCTCCCAGAGACTGAGCATGCCGACATGCGACACGTCCGGTGTGATCAATACGTCCGGGCGACAGGTCTGAAGCCGGTAACCTTCCAATTGGGTTACCACGATTTCCATGGCGCGTCCCAGCACGTCAAACCCGTTGGGCTGCCGCCCGCTCCCCTCACGCCGGAACGTACGGGACAGCCGTTCGCTCCACATGCCCAGACTGATTCGTCGGCCTTCCCCTTCTGCCTCCCCATTCCGGCGACGTTTAACCGGAGAAGGCTCCAGAGCGGTGCGTTCCCGGTGCAGCCGAACGGCTATCGTGTAACGGGCGCCGTGATGCACCAGCGGACTGACCGGTACATTGTTACAGAGGCCTCCGTCAACCAGCAATCGTCCGTTGAGCTCCACCGGCGCAAAAATACCCGGAATGGCCGAAGAGGCCAACACGGCATCCACCACAGGTCCCCGACTGAAAATCACCTCTTTGCCACTTTCCAGGTCAGTCGCTACCACATAAAACGGCACGGGCAGATCCTCAAAGTGACAATCCTGAAGATGAACCCGGAGATATTCTCGGAGCGGTTCGCTTGAAATCAGCCCCTGGCCATCGAAACGCAGGGCAAAGAGCGTTCGTGTGCGCTGCTCCCGCATGAGCTGTTTCATCTGCGCTACCGAATAGCCAAAGGCATAAAAGGCCCCGATCAGGGCACCCGCACTACATCCGGCCACTACGCCCGGTCGCAATCCGTAACGCTCCAGCACGGAAAGCACACCGATATGCGCCCATCCACGCATGCCGCCACCCCCCAGCGCAAGCCCCAGCGCTGGCTGTACCGTTCGGGTGCGATCTTTTGCTTGCATAAATTCTGACGCACTGATTCAATTTGCGGACGTGTACCGCTAACCCTGATGAAAGATTCGCTGCACCCTATCTGCTTTGTTCGTATTTTAAGGGCCAGCATC is a window of Rhodothermus sp. DNA encoding:
- a CDS encoding thiol-disulfide oxidoreductase DCC family protein; translated protein: MKAQRSPEKARHGIVLFDGVCNLCNGFVNFIMDRDPAGYFKFGALQSEAARPYLERLGLQPDYMDSIVLIENDRCYRDSTAALRILRRLKGPWPLLYGLIVVPRPLRDAVYRWIARNRYRWFGRREQCRVPTPDLLARFLDSPVGTAAETQQKSPAA
- a CDS encoding cysteine synthase family protein, coding for MLIESIREIADTRSDTSTELIRAIGHTPLIRLWRITRHLPETVAVYVKAEHLNPGGSVKDRPALRMVLEGLRSGALREGRVLVDATSGNTGIAYAMLGAALGFPVMLAMPANASPERKRMLKAYGAELVLTDPMEGTDGAQRYVRELVQQDPDRYFYPDQYNNDANWRAHYEGTGVEILEQTRGRVTHFVAGLGTTGTFVGVSRRLKTHNPAIRCYALQPDSPLHGLEGLKHLETAIVPGIYDPSLVDEHLTCSTEEAFEVTRRLAREEGLFVGPSSGANVAAALRIAEQLEQGVVVTILCDTGARYLSESFWEETL
- a CDS encoding UDP-N-acetyl-D-glucosamine dehydrogenase, encoding MESLVVDKATLLERIRRKEAVVGVVGLGYVGLPFAVEKAKVGYRVVGIEENPRRAE
- a CDS encoding patatin-like phospholipase family protein, coding for MQAKDRTRTVQPALGLALGGGGMRGWAHIGVLSVLERYGLRPGVVAGCSAGALIGAFYAFGYSVAQMKQLMREQRTRTLFALRFDGQGLISSEPLREYLRVHLQDCHFEDLPVPFYVVATDLESGKEVIFSRGPVVDAVLASSAIPGIFAPVELNGRLLVDGGLCNNVPVSPLVHHGARYTIAVRLHRERTALEPSPVKRRRNGEAEGEGRRISLGMWSERLSRTFRREGSGRQPNGFDVLGRAMEIVVTQLEGYRLQTCRPDVLITPDVSHVGMLSLWEEKEEIFQRGVAAAEAQAAALAAMAQRLVTTTSIATGV
- a CDS encoding MoaD/ThiS family protein; amino-acid sequence: MRTTTATVTIRIPTPLRGFTNNQAVVEVQGATVGEALQQLVAQFPRLKPHLFNEEGRLRSFVNIYLGDEDVRYLQREATPLQPGAELSIVPSVAGGHF
- the moeB gene encoding molybdopterin-synthase adenylyltransferase MoeB, yielding MTLTPEELRRYSRHLILPEVGLEGQKKLKAASVLLVGAGGLGSPLALYLAAAGVGRLGLVDFDVVDETNLQRQVLHGTKDVGRPKLESARDRILDINPYVQVDLYETRLTSENALDIIKEYDLVADGTDNFPTRYLVNDACVLAGKPNVYASIFRFEGQVSVFGTPDGPCYRCLYPEPPPPGLVPSCAEGGVLGVLPGLVGTIQATEVIKMILGIGTPLIGRLLLIDALHMQFRTLKVRKNPDCPICGEHRTIHELIDYEQFCGLPSRNGETATQSAESAVPEITVHELKARLERGDRPIILDVRKPYEVQIASIGHDVLIPVDELSERLAELEPYRDREIVVYCRSGARSAQATKLLREAGFRDVKNLKGGILAWSQEIDPSVPQY
- a CDS encoding M67 family metallopeptidase — encoded protein: MKIKASLLAQIRAHGEATYPEECCGLLLGKNGPDGNHVLALYPVVNRHTEQRERRYTIAPSDYLAAERAARQQGLEVVGFYHSHPDHPARPSATDLAEATFPGYTYVIVAVHRGQAGELTAWHLTPDRTRFEAESIEIEPETTSVDQT